The Candidatus Hydrogenedentota bacterium genome includes a region encoding these proteins:
- a CDS encoding zinc-dependent dehydrogenase encodes MKAAVLEGLDNLVVREVPTPEVEDDGVLVRVHACAVCGSDIRMFHHGNPRLKPPAIMGHESAGEVVEVGKRVTKFSVGDRVAIGADVPCGECAFCEAGIGNNCPINYAMGYQFPGSFAEYVYLNRTVVNYGPVHKIPDHVSYDEAALAEPLGCVLNAIELSSVRLGDTLVIIGAGPIGCMIIEAARLVGAAKVIVVQRSRPRLEMARRFNADVYICSSEEDSVARVLEETGGHGADVILTACPSPQAQIDAIAMARNRARVNFFGGLPKGQSNVTLDTNVIHYKELFVMGAHGCVPRHHQQAVGLIASGTFKMGPYISHTFPLERIAEAFAAAESHAGMRVVVRSA; translated from the coding sequence ATGAAAGCGGCCGTGCTCGAAGGCTTGGACAACCTTGTGGTCCGTGAAGTGCCGACCCCGGAGGTCGAGGACGATGGCGTACTGGTGCGTGTGCATGCTTGCGCGGTGTGCGGCTCGGACATCCGCATGTTCCATCACGGCAACCCGCGCCTCAAGCCGCCGGCCATCATGGGACACGAGTCGGCTGGCGAAGTGGTCGAAGTGGGCAAGCGCGTCACGAAGTTCAGCGTGGGGGACCGTGTGGCGATCGGCGCGGATGTGCCCTGCGGCGAATGCGCGTTTTGTGAGGCGGGCATCGGCAACAACTGTCCGATCAATTACGCGATGGGCTACCAGTTTCCCGGCAGTTTCGCCGAATATGTCTATCTCAACCGCACGGTCGTCAATTACGGTCCGGTCCATAAGATCCCCGATCATGTTTCCTATGACGAGGCGGCGCTCGCGGAACCGCTGGGCTGCGTGTTGAACGCGATCGAGCTGTCGAGTGTCCGGCTCGGCGACACGCTCGTGATCATCGGCGCGGGACCGATCGGCTGCATGATCATCGAGGCGGCGCGGCTCGTGGGCGCAGCGAAGGTCATTGTTGTGCAGCGATCGCGTCCACGGCTCGAAATGGCGCGACGGTTCAATGCCGATGTGTACATTTGCAGTTCGGAAGAGGATTCCGTCGCGCGTGTTCTTGAAGAAACCGGCGGCCATGGCGCGGATGTAATCCTGACCGCATGCCCGTCGCCTCAGGCGCAAATAGACGCGATTGCAATGGCCCGAAACCGTGCGCGTGTGAATTTCTTCGGCGGCTTGCCGAAAGGCCAGTCGAACGTGACGCTCGACACGAACGTCATCCACTACAAGGAACTGTTCGTCATGGGCGCGCACGGGTGCGTTCCGCGTCATCATCAGCAGGCTGTCGGGTTGATTGCGTCCGGCACGTTCAAGATGGGACCATATATTTCGCACACCTTTCCACTGGAGCGGATCGCCGAGGCATTCGCCGCCGCCGAATCGCACGCGGGCATGCGGGTCGTGGTGCGCAGCGCATGA
- the tolB gene encoding Tol-Pal system beta propeller repeat protein TolB, whose product MSVRSVIVFCMATAGFCGWAWGQAVEIGSVGSADRRLAVAIPDFAAAPGMEQAAREMAQVAAYDLDFTGLFAIVAPASYPPAFQGYTADPTQIDFTAWRSVKTAYLIWGSVSLQGNTIVAEMRMFDVPSGTQVVGQRLTASRDLPRLIAHRFTEEVVRKVDGVPGIGSTEVFFSAGKPGAKEIYVADYDGANPKQLTKHGSISILPKASPDGSKVAYVSYKDRYPYLYVFDRATGRSTVLSKSVGLNAAPSWSPDGRSIAMVLSKDGNSEIYVKNSDGTGERRLTRDPASDTSPAFDPSGNQIAFVSDRGGHPQIYVMDSNGGNPRRVSMVGGRAYDPIWSPDGKLIAFVSEQSGLGCVIYVMNADGSGARQLSTSGGMNESPSWSPDSRHIMFCSTRSGQPGLWAVNVLPPCDLHRINVKGMSCEGPCWGPRR is encoded by the coding sequence ATGAGCGTTCGTTCAGTGATCGTGTTTTGCATGGCTACGGCCGGTTTCTGCGGCTGGGCATGGGGACAAGCCGTTGAAATCGGGAGCGTGGGATCGGCGGATCGGCGCCTGGCGGTAGCCATTCCCGATTTCGCAGCTGCGCCGGGCATGGAGCAGGCCGCAAGGGAAATGGCGCAGGTGGCCGCGTACGATCTCGACTTTACGGGCCTTTTTGCGATTGTAGCGCCGGCCAGTTATCCGCCGGCCTTCCAAGGGTACACGGCGGATCCGACGCAAATTGACTTCACGGCATGGCGCAGCGTGAAAACGGCCTATCTGATTTGGGGCAGCGTGTCGCTTCAGGGCAACACGATTGTGGCTGAAATGCGCATGTTTGATGTGCCCAGCGGAACACAGGTCGTCGGCCAGCGCCTCACGGCCAGCCGGGATCTGCCGCGGCTCATTGCACACCGGTTTACCGAGGAAGTGGTGCGCAAGGTGGACGGCGTTCCGGGAATCGGATCGACGGAAGTTTTTTTCAGCGCCGGAAAACCGGGCGCGAAGGAAATCTATGTGGCGGATTACGACGGGGCCAATCCGAAGCAACTGACCAAGCACGGGTCCATTTCGATATTGCCGAAGGCCTCCCCGGACGGTTCCAAGGTCGCGTATGTGTCGTATAAGGATCGCTACCCGTATTTGTACGTGTTCGACCGCGCAACGGGCAGGAGCACGGTGCTGTCGAAGAGCGTCGGCCTGAACGCGGCGCCATCGTGGTCGCCGGACGGGCGTTCGATCGCGATGGTATTGAGCAAGGACGGCAACAGCGAAATCTACGTCAAGAATTCCGACGGGACCGGCGAACGGCGGCTGACGCGCGATCCGGCGTCCGACACATCACCGGCCTTCGATCCTTCGGGCAATCAGATTGCCTTTGTAAGCGATCGCGGCGGCCATCCGCAGATCTACGTGATGGATTCCAACGGGGGCAATCCCCGCCGCGTTTCGATGGTGGGCGGCAGGGCCTACGACCCGATTTGGTCGCCCGACGGAAAACTGATTGCGTTCGTGTCGGAACAGTCGGGTCTGGGATGCGTCATCTATGTGATGAATGCGGACGGGAGCGGTGCGCGCCAGTTGAGCACATCCGGCGGCATGAACGAATCGCCGTCATGGTCGCCCGATTCGCGCCATATCATGTTTTGCTCGACGCGGTCCGGCCAGCCCGGACTTTGGGCCGTCAATGTCCTGCCGCCCTGCGATCTGCACCGCATCAACGTCAAGGGGATGTCCTGCGAAGGACCCTGCTGGGGTCCCCGCCGCTAG
- a CDS encoding DUF1080 domain-containing protein yields MAIDARTPDLTTAIRDYPLAGVTSVVVHVQRPGRPFFTSDGALPDEASCRRLAQDLDTINTLEMLPIVVLFDPDPSCQLKNAKAYAAAASAFQQTFGKSRYFLVCITDRCDDPAWKKGVEMVREVAVALRSVAPAQVLAAGASKAAVNENLLKGDAAVHLIMARGVSVRVAQAPVIEIIEPSALTVEVLETVVTKTIKDRTYGFVIDFADGPASSEVLGRMFAVVDALQKAAYPGSAPDPADTASLMPGEKEEGFLSLFNGRDLTGWLQITAPNDFIVENGAIKLVGKAGGWLRSWHSYGDYMLRLEFKIVDKGNNGIYNRCGPLGRQSRMGFELQIFGDPAEMTPTKESCGAIYDVRPPDGHFFKPGEWNAYEVICKGDAVKISLNGHVIHDVRYDDIEAMRPRSRKGFIGLQDHHNTVEYRNIRIRPMDGAPSEELR; encoded by the coding sequence ATGGCAATCGATGCGCGGACGCCGGATCTGACCACGGCGATTCGGGACTATCCCCTTGCGGGGGTGACTAGTGTTGTTGTGCATGTCCAGCGACCGGGCCGGCCTTTTTTTACGTCGGACGGCGCATTGCCCGATGAGGCGTCGTGCCGGCGTCTCGCCCAAGACTTGGACACGATCAACACGCTCGAAATGCTGCCCATTGTCGTGTTGTTCGATCCCGATCCGTCCTGCCAGTTGAAAAATGCCAAAGCCTATGCGGCCGCCGCTTCTGCGTTCCAGCAAACCTTCGGCAAAAGCCGTTACTTCCTCGTGTGCATAACGGATCGCTGTGACGATCCGGCATGGAAAAAGGGCGTGGAGATGGTCCGGGAAGTGGCCGTCGCCTTGCGGAGCGTAGCGCCCGCGCAAGTGCTTGCCGCGGGCGCCTCCAAGGCGGCCGTCAATGAAAACCTGTTGAAAGGCGATGCCGCGGTACATCTGATTATGGCGCGTGGCGTGTCTGTCCGCGTCGCGCAGGCGCCGGTGATCGAAATAATCGAACCCTCTGCGTTAACCGTGGAGGTCTTGGAAACCGTTGTGACGAAAACGATCAAGGATCGAACCTACGGGTTTGTGATTGATTTTGCGGATGGTCCCGCTTCTTCGGAAGTACTGGGTCGCATGTTCGCGGTGGTGGATGCGCTCCAGAAGGCCGCCTATCCCGGGTCCGCGCCCGATCCCGCCGACACGGCGTCTTTGATGCCCGGCGAAAAAGAAGAAGGATTTCTTTCGCTTTTCAACGGAAGGGATTTGACCGGCTGGCTCCAGATTACCGCCCCCAACGACTTCATCGTCGAAAACGGCGCCATCAAACTGGTGGGAAAGGCCGGCGGCTGGTTGCGTTCATGGCATTCGTACGGTGATTACATGCTTCGGCTTGAATTCAAAATCGTGGACAAGGGCAACAACGGCATTTACAATCGCTGCGGCCCGCTTGGGCGGCAGTCGCGCATGGGGTTCGAACTTCAAATTTTCGGCGACCCGGCTGAAATGACGCCGACCAAGGAATCCTGCGGCGCGATCTACGATGTCCGCCCGCCCGACGGCCATTTTTTCAAGCCCGGCGAGTGGAACGCGTATGAAGTTATCTGCAAGGGGGACGCCGTCAAAATATCGCTCAATGGCCACGTCATTCATGATGTCCGGTATGACGATATCGAAGCCATGCGGCCGCGTTCGCGCAAGGGATTCATCGGATTGCAGGACCATCACAACACGGTCGAATACCGGAACATCCGCATCAGGCCCATGGACGGCGCGCCCTCCGAGGAGTTGCGATGA
- a CDS encoding TonB C-terminal domain-containing protein — translation MSSRYEHYWMPTSVPIRFGSAVAISIALHVMAALVIFYVVFIYQASLPQTFRVQFIPYPKGEAQKQEIPENLERGLGEGAKPAAKPEPKPEPKPEPKPEPKPEPKPEPKPEPKPAEEPKTVPKPDVKKPEPKPEPKKPEAKKPEPKKPEPKKPVAKASQDGKAPKKQDDPGTYRPSPKSTVQGSPGSVAGDANGNDAFAHMNAPMKAGINMPEGTPTVLDGWAKLVQMKVEKIWMPPAGIILSSADDKALVSFWVDREGNLIGKPEIIQHASDEQLGESGLRAILEAAPLPPLPEDFTGMEQQVIYNFTLAQ, via the coding sequence ATGTCCAGCCGTTATGAACATTATTGGATGCCGACGAGCGTGCCAATTCGCTTCGGAAGCGCCGTGGCGATTTCGATAGCGCTGCATGTCATGGCCGCGCTTGTCATTTTTTATGTCGTCTTTATCTATCAGGCGTCGTTACCGCAGACGTTTCGGGTTCAGTTCATTCCGTATCCGAAAGGCGAGGCGCAAAAACAGGAAATCCCGGAGAATCTTGAACGCGGGTTGGGTGAAGGCGCCAAACCGGCTGCCAAACCTGAACCCAAGCCTGAACCCAAACCTGAACCCAAACCCGAACCCAAACCTGAACCCAAGCCTGAACCCAAACCCGAACCCAAGCCCGCCGAGGAACCGAAAACCGTTCCCAAACCGGACGTGAAGAAACCGGAACCGAAACCGGAACCGAAAAAACCAGAGGCCAAGAAGCCGGAGCCGAAAAAACCGGAACCGAAAAAACCGGTTGCAAAGGCTTCGCAAGACGGCAAAGCACCCAAGAAACAGGATGATCCGGGAACTTATCGCCCCTCGCCGAAATCAACCGTTCAAGGATCGCCGGGTTCCGTGGCGGGGGATGCAAACGGCAACGACGCCTTTGCGCACATGAACGCGCCGATGAAGGCGGGAATCAACATGCCGGAAGGCACGCCGACTGTCCTTGACGGTTGGGCGAAACTGGTGCAGATGAAGGTCGAGAAGATTTGGATGCCGCCGGCCGGCATTATCCTGAGTAGCGCGGACGACAAGGCGCTGGTATCATTCTGGGTGGATCGTGAAGGGAACTTGATTGGCAAGCCGGAAATCATCCAGCATGCATCCGACGAGCAGTTGGGCGAATCGGGTCTGCGCGCAATTTTGGAGGCGGCTCCGCTCCCGCCGTTGCCGGAAGACTTTACCGGCATGGAGCAGCAAGTCATTTACAACTTTACGCTGGCACAATAG
- a CDS encoding galactitol-1-phosphate 5-dehydrogenase: MKACVLRAVGDLRCEDAPDPKPGPGEALIAIKACGVCGSDIPRVFEKGTYRFPTIPGHEMAGEVVSVGAGCDSVLLGKTVAVFPLIPCRRCEACEIGAYAQCADYNYLGSRCDGGFAEYVVAPAWNLQVVPDGVSYEAAAMCEPAAVAAHALRRADLGLGDSVAIFGAGPIGIMLAQWARRGGASRVLLADIDDAKIEFARRLWDRLSSLSEDEDRLGNQDSLDRLSHDRSVFLNLFNPNRGDTPGWVRDITGRGADIVIEASGSSAAFEQSVLSARTFGRVVLMGNPAGAMRLSQKAYWAILRNELAVLGTWNSAYGGLPRNEWRLALDAMASGALNVEALVTHRVSLEELPAAMAAMRDRKIAVSKLMVVN; the protein is encoded by the coding sequence ATGAAAGCCTGTGTATTGCGCGCCGTGGGCGATTTGCGCTGCGAAGACGCGCCCGATCCGAAACCGGGACCGGGCGAGGCGCTGATTGCGATCAAGGCATGCGGCGTCTGTGGTTCAGATATCCCGCGCGTGTTCGAAAAAGGGACGTATCGGTTTCCGACGATTCCCGGACACGAAATGGCGGGCGAAGTCGTTTCGGTGGGCGCGGGATGCGATTCGGTGCTTCTTGGAAAGACCGTTGCGGTGTTTCCGCTGATTCCGTGCCGCCGATGCGAGGCGTGTGAAATCGGCGCGTATGCGCAATGCGCGGACTACAACTACCTGGGATCGCGATGCGACGGCGGTTTTGCAGAATATGTTGTCGCGCCGGCGTGGAACCTGCAAGTCGTGCCCGATGGCGTGTCATACGAGGCGGCGGCGATGTGCGAGCCGGCCGCCGTGGCCGCGCATGCGTTGCGCCGGGCCGATCTCGGCCTTGGCGACAGCGTTGCCATTTTCGGCGCGGGGCCTATCGGCATCATGTTGGCCCAATGGGCGCGTAGGGGGGGTGCGAGCCGCGTCTTGCTGGCCGATATTGACGACGCGAAGATCGAATTTGCCCGGCGGTTATGGGACAGGCTGTCCAGCCTGTCGGAGGATGAAGATCGCTTGGGCAATCAGGACAGCCTGGACAGGCTGTCCCACGACAGGTCTGTCTTTTTGAACCTGTTCAATCCGAATCGCGGGGATACACCCGGCTGGGTTAGAGACATTACGGGCCGAGGCGCGGATATCGTGATAGAAGCGTCGGGCAGTTCCGCGGCATTCGAACAGAGCGTGCTTTCTGCGCGGACGTTCGGTCGCGTGGTGCTGATGGGCAATCCGGCGGGCGCGATGCGGCTTTCGCAGAAGGCCTACTGGGCGATTTTGCGCAATGAACTGGCCGTGCTGGGCACGTGGAATTCCGCGTACGGCGGCCTGCCGCGCAACGAATGGCGGTTGGCGCTCGATGCCATGGCTTCGGGCGCGTTGAACGTCGAAGCGCTTGTCACGCATCGCGTAAGCCTCGAAGAATTGCCGGCGGCCATGGCCGCGATGCGCGACAGGAAGATAGCGGTGAGCAAGTTGATGGTGGTGAATTGA